One Symphalangus syndactylus isolate Jambi chromosome 20, NHGRI_mSymSyn1-v2.1_pri, whole genome shotgun sequence DNA segment encodes these proteins:
- the CCDC200 gene encoding coiled-coil domain-containing protein 200, protein MGSAYHWEARRRQMALDRRRWLMAQQQQELQQKEQELKKHQEEEQQSEKKLQPPKKLNVLQPPVAKLWTSQEQPQPSQQQPSVQPPSQPPAQPSTLPQAQAQAQAWPGPQPPQPQPPPPPTQPSAQARRTQHTSKRNLQDSQSPGLMNPCQSSPIKNTGYSQLKSTNYIQQW, encoded by the exons ATGGGTAGTGCCTACCACTGGGAGGCCCGGCGCCGGCAGATGGCTTTGGACCGAAGGAGGTGGCTGATggcccagcagcagcaggagctgcAGCAGAAAGAACAG GAACTGAAGAAACACCAGGAGGAAGAACAACAATCGGAGAAAAAACTCCAGCCACCTAAGAAGTTAAATGTGCTGCAACCACCAGTGGCGAAATTGTGGACATCACAGGAGCAACCACAGCCATCACAGCAGCAGCCATCAGTGCAACCACCATCGCAGCCACCAGCACAGCCATCAACATTGCCACAGGCACAGGCGCAGGCACAGGCATGGCCAGGGCCACAGCCACCACAACCACAGCCACCACCTCCGCCAACACAACCAAGTGCTCAAGCCCGTCGTACTCAGCACACCTCCAAAAGGAATCTCCAGGATTCCCAAAGTCCAG GTCTCATGAACCCATGCCAATCTAGCCCCATCAAAAACACTGGGTATTCACAACTCAAG TCTACCAATTACATACAGCAGTGGTGA